AACTCGAAAGATGATGTATACAGCCTGACACCTGCCCGGTGCTGGAAGGTTAAGAGGAGATGTCATACGCAAGTTGCAGCATTGAATTGAAGCCCCAGTAAACGGCGGCCGTAACTATAACGGTCCTAAGGTAGCGAAATTCCTTGTCGGGTAAGTTCCGACCTGCACGAATGGTGTAATGATCCGGACGCTGTCTCGGCCACGATCTCAGTGAAATTGTAGTATCGGTGAAGATGCCGATTACCCGCGATGGGACGAAAAGACCCCGTGAACCTTTACTACAGCTTAGCACTGACCTTGGTCATCGGATGTGTAGGATAGGCCGGAGGCTATGAAGCGGCGTCGCCAGGCGTTGTGGAGCCATCCTTGAAATACGGCCCTTCTGCTGCCTGAGGTCTAACGGGTGATAATCCGGACACTGCTTGGTGGGTAGTTTGACTGGGGTGGTCGCCTCCAAAAGCGTAACGGAGGCTTCCAAAGGTGCCCTCGGGCCGATTGGTAACCGGCCTTACAGAGTGCAATGGCATAAGGGCGCTTGACTGGGAGGCAGACATGCCGAGCAGGCAGGAAACTGGGGCATAGTGATCCGGCGGATCCGTATGGAAGGTCCGTCGCTCAAAGGATAAAAGGTACTCCGGGGATAACAGGCTGATCCCCCCCAAGAGCTCATATCGACGGGGTGGTTTGGCACCTCGATGTCGGCTCGTCACATCCTGGGGCTGGAGAAGGTCCCAAGGGTTGGGCTGTTCGCCCATTAAAGTGGCACGCGAGCTGGGTTCAGAACGTCGTGAGACAGTTCGGTCTCTATCTATCGTGGGCGTGGGAGTCTTGAGTGGACCGGTCACTAGTACGAGAGGACCGTGATTGACCGACCTCCGGTCTGCCGGTTGTACCGCCAGGTGCACCGCCGGGTATCCGCGTCGGGTTCGGATAAGCGCTGAAAGCATCTAAGTGCGAAGCCGGCCACAAGATTAGGGCTCCATATAGGGTCGTCGCAGACTACGACGTTGATAGGGTGCAGGTGTAAAGACGGTGACGTCAAAGCCGAGCACTACTAATTGCCCGAATGGTTTCTCCGATTGGCGCTTACTTTCAACTGTATCTTCAGTCTTTGTGTTGATATGTCATAACCTATATTAAGGTGGTTATTGCAGCGGGGTCCCACCTCTTCCCATTCCGAACAGAGAAGTTAAGCCCGCCTGCGCCGATGGTACTGCAATGCAATGCGGGAGAGTAGGAGGCCGCCGTCTTTTTTGAGAAAGCCCTGTTTCAGAAATGAGACAGGGCTTTTCTGTTGTTGGTTATTTTTATTTGTTTCTTTTATTTGTTCCTTTCATCGACTTTTATTAACTTTGCTCCTAAATTTTACATAAGTGTTTGCTTAACTTTGGTCATTAGTAATTAGTATTCATAGTAGGCAAGAGGTCCGAAAGCCTCGTTGCATACTATAAGTGAATCGTTGCAGTCTTGGTGCTTGTCGTGGATATGGCCATTACGATGTGAACAAGCTATGAATGGTTTGCGATCTGGTTAGAAGTCTGGTTTAAAAGCAATGGCACAGCCAACCACGCATGGATTTGTCTCAATAATCTTGCGACAGAAAGCATACATTGTGTCGGGTCTGTTGAGTAGTTTGTGGAAATTATAGTAAGAATTCCCTGCAGTCTGTTCAATACTGAGCATGATATTGTCAACATTCACCATGGCACCTTCAAGCGTTTGAGAAGCACGGTGCAGTGCATCCTCGTTTGCATCTCTTTTTGATACGTAGAACATGATGAGCAAAAAGAATTGCCGCCGTAGTTACCATCAGACTGAGGCGCAGAGACAGGTTCTTTCTGCAATATCTTGTGGGCATTAACAATAAGTTAGTCCAATTGATCATATTACCATTCTGCTTGAATAGGCAAATTTAGTTTTTATGTGAAATTTAAAGTTTCTGCAAAGTTACCACTTTTTTCTGAATAGCACAATTCTTTGAGTGCTTTTCTATCGTATGATTGTCTAACAGATATGTAGAAAAAGATAAATTGTTTTCCATAAATAGCCTTTTGTGTTCCAAGTAAAAAGTGTACCTTTGCACCATCTAAAACATTATTACTTGAGAAATGATCAACCTGAATTCTATGAAACTAACGTTGTTGTGGATATTTGCATTAGCTTCAATTTCAGCCAATGCTCAGCAAGGTGCTCAGATGGTAAAGTCTGTGGCATGGGATAAACAGAGCCTGCTGATAGACGGACGGAGGGTATGTCCAGTGATGGGCGAAGTGCACTACAGCCGTATTCCTGCCAATGAATGGCAGCGTGAGGTAAAGAAAATGAAAGAGGGTGGAGTGACTATACTAGCTACCTATGTGTTTTGGAACCATATAGAAGAGGAAGAAGGCATTTTTCGTTGGGATGGTCAGCGAAACCTTAGACAATTCCTTGAAGTCTGTCAACAGGAGGAGATGCCCGTGATACTACGTATAGGTCCGTTCTGCCATGGAGAAGTGAGAAACGGCGGTATGCCTGACTGGCTGTGGAGTAAAGACTTGAGAATGCGCAGTATGCAACCAGCATTCCTCGTCTGTGTGGAACGACTCTACCGACAGATTTTTACTCAAGTACAAGGACTACAATGGAAAGATGGCGGTCCAGTCATAGCCTGCCAATTCGACAACGAATATCGTGGCTCGGGTGACTACCTGATGGCTTTGAAGCGCATCGCCAACAACATAGGGTTCGACCTGCCTTTCTATACCAGGACCGGATGGCCAGAATTGTCAAAGCCCGTACCCTTTGGAGAGATGATTCCTCTTTATGGTGACTATGCCGATGGCTTCTGGGATAAAGAGGTGAAAGAAGGAGTGGGTAACTATTACAAGGCATTCCAGTTTAAGGAGAGTGAAAAACCGGCCACTGCTATGGGCGAAGCTCCATCAACTACCATCGAGGGTACTTCCTTATCGCAGAATCAGACAGCCTCTGCAGAGACGGAAAAGGGAACTGCTTATCCTTACTTCACCTGTGAACTGGGAGGAGGCATGGCAACAGCCTATCATCGCCGTCCGTTCCTCTATCCCGAGGATGCCTATTCGATGGCATTGGTTAAACTGGGATCAGGGTCGAATCTTCTGGGCTACTATATGTATCACGGTGGTACCAATCCGGAAGGAAAACTGCACACCTTGAACGAAGTACAGACATCACCAGGAACAGCCAATAACGATCTTCCTGTGGTAACCTATGATTTTCAAGCTCCGTTAGGTGAGTTTGGACAGCGCTATGCCCACTACTATAAACTTCGCCCGTTACACTTGTTTATGCAGGATTATGGCGAACAGTTGGCTACGATGGAGGCTCATTTCCCAACTCCTCAAAATTTAAAGAAAGGCGATGATGGATTCCTTCGTTGGTCGGTAAGAACCAATCACGCTTCTTCAAAAGAAGAAAAAAATGGCGCTTTTATTTTTGTGAACAACTATGAACGTTTCTGCCAGTTGTCAGCAAAGAAAAATGTACAATTGGAGGCCGGAGGAGTAAAACTGCCTAAAATGACTATCCCTTCAGGTACAATGGCCATTTTCCCTGTGAATATCGATGGTATCAGTTATGCAACGGCTCAGCTGGTGGCTAAGCGCGAGGGGAAGATCATTATGATGCAGATACCTGGCATTCCCACAACTATTTGTCTTCAGAACGGCAAGATACTGAAGAATGTGAAGGCCAAGGGAATGGCAAAACCTGTCTGTGACAATATCTACTTACTTACTCAGCAAGAGGCAGAATATTTTGGGTTGAATGAACAGCAAGCAACAGACGCTGAACAGATAGCGTTGAATTGCGTTAAAGTAAGAGAGCCCGGCCCACTTCGCAAGATAGTGAAGGGTAGGGCAGAAGTGGCTGAAGCACCCTCAGAACACGACTGGGATAATGCTGCAGTGTATAGCATAAAACTGCCAAATCAAAACGCATCACTATTGCGTATTACCTATCGTGGTGACTGTGCACGTCTGTATGCAGGAGGAAAATTAGTGGCAGACAACTTCTACTATGGCCGACCGTTCTACTATGCACTATGGAGACTGGCAGAACCAGTGAAAGAACTGGAACTGCGCATCCTTCCTCTGCAGCCAGAGGCTCCAATCTACCTGCCAAGAGAGGCAGATACAAGAGCGGGAGAAGAAGTAATGAAAATAGAAATCGTTAACCAAGAATAATTATGAAAAAAATACTTTTAGCATTCTATATGACTTGTGTCCTGTGTGTACAAGGGCAACAAATCATCTCATTGGAAGGCGCATGGGACTTTCTTCAGGGTGATCCTATAGGCTACAGCGGAGGGGTACCCTCCTGTTATAACGACTATGTTATGCTGCCAGGTTCAATGCTCACTAACGGAAAGGGTGACCCCGTAAGCGTAAAAACCCAGTGGACTGGTTCTCTTTACGATTCGAGCTTCTTCTTCAATCCCTATATGGAGAAATATAGAAAGGAGCAAATAGCAAATACAATGGGGCAACAGGATAATACAATGAAGTTTCCATTCTTTCTTACTCCCGATCGCCACTATGTTGGTGCTGCATGGTATCATCGCTCTGTCTATGTTCCCAAAGCATGGAACGATCAGCGCATCACCCTTTTCCTGGAACGCCCCCATATTGAAACGAAGGTGTATGTAAATGGTCATGAAGTGGGTAGACAGATGAGTCTGTCGACCCCTCATCGGTATGATGTGACGAAATATATATTACTTGGCGAGAAAAACGACATCAGTATTCGTGTATATAATGGCATAGAAAATGTATGCGTAGGACAGGATTCGCATAGCGTGACCGATCAGACGCAAGGTAACTGGAACGGTATTGTCGGGCGCATTGAACTACAGGGACAATGGAAGAAGTTATACATCAAGAAAGTGCGTATTGTGCCGAATGTAGAGAAACAAAGTTGTGAAGTGGAGGTTGAATTGAAAAACGACTTCAAAGGTATTCGTGTGTTGCCCATGAACGAATATATGGTGTCACTGCGTGTGCGCCCATTGAAGCCTGGTACAGGTCCATATATTGCCAATGAGATGCGTCAGGCTTATAGCAGCAAAGAACGTTTCATAGTGAATTTGGGCAAGAACATGCAACTGTGGGACGAGTTTTCCCCCCAATTGTATCAATTGACCGTTGAAGCTGGCGATGATGTCTATGAGACAACCTTCGGAATGCGAGACATTAAGACCAATGGACGGCAGTTGTCCATTAATGGGCGCCCCCTCTTCCTTCGAGGAACAGTGGAGAACTGCTGTTTTCCATTGACAGGCTATCCACCTACCAGTGAGCAGGAATGGCTGCATGTGTTCAGAAAATGCAAAGAATATGGACTGAACCACGTTCGTTTCCATAGTTATTGTCCGCCAGAGGCAGCCTTTGCTGCAGCAGACCGTGTGGGCATCTATCTGCAACCTGAAGGACCGTCATGGCCAAACCATGGAGTGAAACTGCACAGAGGTATGAAGATAGACCAGTACTTACTGGAAGAATCGAAACGTATTATAGATGAATACGGTCATCACCCTTCATTCGTGATGATGGCTGCTGGCAACGAACCTGCTGGCGACTGGGTGGCTTATTGTAATGACTGGGTGAAGAAAATGAAGAAATACGATCCTACTAAGATATATGCCGGCGCATCTGTAGGTGGAGGATGGGCCTGGGATGACGGCTCAGAATACCATGTGAAAGGTGGTGCCAGAGGGCTCGATGAATGGAATAGAAAGGCTCCAAGCAGTGATGATGATTACTATAAAGGAATTGAATATCCGCGTAATTATAAAGTAGTTACGGATGAAAATGGGAATGCGGTCCCAAACCATTCGCCTATCATTACTCACGAGAAAGGACAGTGGTGCGCATTTCCCGACTTCAACGAAATTCCTCAATATACCGGTGTGTATAAGGCAAAGAATTTTGAAGTGTTCCGCGACTTGCTTCGTGATAATGGTATGGAAGGTATGGGACCAAAATTTCTGCAGGCTAGTGGAAAACTTCAGACCCTATGCTATAAGTATGAGATAGAACGAAATTTGCGAACCAAAGACTATGCTGGTTTTCAACTCTTAGGACTGAATGACTATAGCGGACAGGGAACTGCCTTGGTAGGTGTGCTCAACGTGTTTTGGCGTGAGAAAGGATATTGTACGGCGGCAGATTGGCGAGAATTTTGTTCAGTCCTGGTACCTTTGGCTCGTTTTCCAAAGTTTGTCTATTCCAATAAAGACACCCTGCGCGTACCAGTAGAGGCATACAACGCTTATAGCATGCCCATCACAGGAGTGAACGCTACGTACAGTATTACTGATGAGAAAGGCAGACTGGTAAAAAATGGAATACTCTTTACAGGTATGTTGCCGGTCGGAAAGAATATCCCCTTGGGCACTGTGCAGATGGCGTTGGATGGTATTCAGAAACCGACCAAAATGATCCTTGCCGTTCAGTTGTCAGGACTAATGCAGAATCATTGGGAGTTCTGGGTATATCCTAGTACCTTTAAACAAGTGTCGAATTTCAAAGATCAAGGCGTGTATGTTGCTGATTCACTTGATGCCAAAGCAGAGAAAGTGCTAAGAAAAGGAGGAATGGTGCTGCTGACAGCTGCAGGTAAGGTGAAACTGGGCAGTGACGTAAAGCAAAACTACCTGCCAGTATTCTGGAACACCAGTTGGTTCAAGATGCGCCCACCACACACCACTGGTGCTTATATAAACCAAAAGCACCCACTGTTTAAATACGATTTTCCAACAGATGATTGGAGCAATCTAAACTGGTGGGAACTGCTGAATAAGGCACAGGTGATGAATCTCATGGAGCTTCCACGTGACTATCAGTCACCTATACAGCCTATTGACACCTGGCATGTGTCGCGAAAGTTGGGTATGCTCATAGAAGCAAGAGTAGGAAAAGGCCGATTACTGATGACCACGATGGATATCACCAACAACTTGGAACATCGACTGGTGGCATGCCAGATGAGACAGGCCATTCTAAACTATATGAAGAGTGACGACTTTCAGCCACAACTGCAGTTGGATATGGAAATCATACGCCATTTCTATACCCGTCAGGCTCCTGCCGTGAATATGTTTACAAACGATTCTCCAGACGAACTGAAACCGAAAATAAAATAGGTAGAATCAGCGTATTAACAACTGAAGAAACTGTTTGCTGTGAATAATGGCAGGACAATTATTCACTTTTCTTACCAAACAGTTTCTTCAGTCTTTTTACTCCCTCTACGCCAAGGATAGTCAGTCCGCCATACTGAAAGGTCTTTGCCATGCCAAAGAGGATGAACCAGAGTACGCCTTTAGCTTCAACACTGATAGGCAGTGCCATCTGAGCGAAGGAGAGTATGTAACAAGGGATACAAAGCAGTAACACTATTACACCAGTGCGGAATGATAATCCTGAGAGCCACTGCTTACATCTTAGTAATAATTCTTTCATACAATCTTTTTCGTGTTAGCGCATGCAAAGGTAAGAAAAAATTTGGGGATGACCAAAAGTTGTCGTATCTTTGCATTCCGTTAACAAACAACAAACACAAATAATTTATGGACTACAAAAGAGTTTTTGAAACCATGGTGAGTGAGACAGAGAAATACCTCACTACCAACAACCTGAAGACAATGGTGCTGGGACTTTCCGGCGGCATTGACTCGACTGTTACAGCTGCCATCTGCCATGAGGTGGTGAAAAGAAATCCGGAGGAAGAACTTAAATTTATTGGCGTTAGTCTGCCTTGCTCCACAAATAGTGTAGAGGAGAACGACTCAGCCTATATGGCTATGAAGGCTTTCTGCGATGAGTATTGGGTGGAAAACCTGCAGAAGGAGTATCTGCTAATGCGTGCCACTTGCGAGCAACACTATGCTTCGACCCATCTGTCGCAGGGAAATATCAAGGCTCGCCTTCGCATGATATATCTTTACAATATTGCTTCAGTGACAGGAGGAATGGTAATGGATACCGACAACCTGACGGAACACTATCTGGGCTTTTGGACTATTCATGGCGATGTGGCTGACTATAACCCTATAGGCGGACTGTGGAAACATGAGGTGTACAATCTGTGTAAATATCTGTTTGAAGAGGTTTATACTGACGAAACACAGGCTCCTTACAAAGCTTTGCGTGCAGCCTATGGTATCACTCCTACTGATGGTAATGGTGTGGCAGCAGGTGGAGATATGGCACAGATAGCTCCAGGACATACCTATGAGGAAGTGGACGATATACTGAAAAGCTACATTCAGACCAAAGATAATGCTGAACACTGTGAGCAGGAACTGGCTCGACTGAACAAGGCATATGGTGCGGAAACTGTAGAACGTGTATTGAAGCGTCATCGCAACTCAGAGTTCAAACGTAAACGTCTGCCTATTGCTATTGAAAGAGGCCTGTATGCAGATTAGAAATAAATATGGACAAGCGTAATGAGCGTTTGTCCATATTTTTTTATTCCCTCAAAAATAGGAAGTTGCTATATTATTTCCCTAAGAAATGGGATGTGAGATAGTCGTTGAACTGTTCCTTGTAGTTGTCGCCAATAGGGAGAAATGTATCAGTGTCCATAATGATGCGATTCTTGTTGACCTCCTGTACCATGTCTAGATTGACTATATAAGAACGGTGGATTCTCATGAAATTCTTTGGAAGGAAATCTTCCATCTTTTTCATCGAAAGAAGAGTGATGACTGGTTTAGGCTGATTGGCCAGGTAGATTTTCAAATACTCGCTCATACCCTCAATGTACCGAATGTCAGAGAGAGTGATACGAATGGTTTTGTAGTCTGTTTTGATGAAGATTGACTCAGAGGACTCACCTACAGTATTAACAGGCTCATTACTGCTAATTCCCTGTTGAGTATGAACAGATGACAACCTTTCTTTGATTTTCATTGCAGCTCTTTGGAAATCTGTAAATCCGAAAGGTTTCAACAAGTAGTCGATGGCATCAACCTTATAGCCCTCGATGGCATACTCACTATAGGCCGTAGTGAAAACAATGAGCGGACGTACGGGCAGTTGTTTGACGAAGTCCATCCCTGATAGATCTGGCATGTTGATATCGCAGAAAATGGCATCAACAGGCTCACAATCCATTATCTCACGTGCCTCAATCGCGCTCTGACACTGGGCTGTTAGTTCAAAAAATGGTATTTTGCTGATGTAAGTGACCAACTGTTGAAGGGCCAGTGGTTCATCGTCAATGGCAAGTACTCTGATCATCTGCTAGTTTCCTTAGTGGTTAGTAAGAATGTTTTCAACATTATAACGGGATTTCAAGAAGAATATTATAAGCATCTGCTTGCTCATCGATGTTCAAATGGTAGCGATTGCCATAGATGAGTTGCAGTCGGCGTGTCACATTCTTCAAGCCTACACCACCTTCAGAAGCTGCCGTATTAGTCTTTTTCTCCGTCTTACTGTTGCGACAACTGAAGAGCAGACGGGGACCTTCTGTCTGCAATTGTATGTCGATAAACGAAGGTTGCTTGTAGCTGACACCATGCTTGAAGGCATTCTCCACAAAGGTGATGAAAATCATGGGAGGAATTTGGAAGTCGGGCAAATGGTCGGGTAGTGTGACAGTGATAGCCACCTTGTCGGTATAACGTAGTCGCATCAGTCGGATGTAACTGTTTAGGAAATCAATGTCACGGGCCAAAGGAACCACCTGCTGAGAACCCTCATAGAGTGCATAACGCATAATCTTAGATAACTCTACAATATTCTCCTTAGCCCGTTCGCTGTCAATGTCAACAAGGGCATGGATATTATTGAGCGTGTTCATCAGAAAATGAGGGTTGATCTGATAGCGCAGATACTCCAGTTGCTGCTTGAGATTCTCTTTCTCTAGTTCCTTCATTCTCGACAGGTCGTCACGCTGCTTGAAATAGAGCTTCACCCCGACATTCATGCCCAGCATCATGATAAGCATAACTGTGGAAATGAAATCCCTCTGGCCGAAGAAGAACGGCGGCTTGTCAATATGATGGAGACGAGGGCGCCTGTGGTCGTCATGTTCTTCAAACCTGTTACGCTCGAAATTTTCCGTTCGCTCTGGGAAATGCCTTTTGTGAGGATGTTCGGGCTTGTTTGCGCATTGAAGTACTATAAAGCAAGAAATGAGCACTACGATGCAGGAGAAATAGAGCACCTTTCGCTGCTTATAGACGAGTAGGGGAGCTAGTAGAATATTGTGGACGAGGAAAGCCAGAAAGAGGTTGAAGGTATGCAGCCATACATTGAACAGCTCGTGCCAGGGGTATGTATCTGTATTGCTGTGATGGAACGCAATACTGATGAGGGGTGCTAAGAACATTGCTATCCATAGCATCACATAGACGAGTATCTCTTGTTTGTGAACAATGCGCAGTTGCATACAATCTTTTACTTACCGATAACCTTGATGGCTTTTCCTTCTTTTCTGATGATAAACAGACCTTTACCTGTGGCAGCATTCGCTTTAAGTTGACGTCCTTTGAGGTCGTAAACGGCAGCAGAGTTGGCAGCAGAAGCCTGGCTGACCGTCTGAATGTCTGTATAAGTCTCAGTATCGTCTGTATTGAAATTGCGTGTTCCACCGCTGTAAGTAATAGATCCATCGGTCTTGATAGCTTTTCCCTGATAATCACTAATAGTCAGTGTACCGGCAGTCATATAGAAATTGCCGGTATTCTCTTCTTCATGCTCAGTGGTGATGGAAGTGGCGGGATCACTGCTCAGCTCAACCTGAATACCATCATCACCAGCTCCATTGAGAGATATGTTACCACTCTCCAAAAGGAAATATTCCTTACAGTGGATAGCATCTTTGATGGAAGTGTTCACATTGAGTGTCATATTCTTGATCTCCAGATATTCTTTGCTATATATACCATGCTTAGAATTGCCAACGATGTTCAGGGTTCCCTTTCCCTTCATCTTGGTATGTCCTTTGATGTGCAGACAGCCATTGTATGTCTCGTTTGCACCATCAGTCAGCGTGTTGACCGTTCCCTTCTGAGCACTGACAGCAATGCGTTTGCCATTCTGAATGTTGATGGCAGGACCGCTGGGATTGGTTAGTGTGAGACCATTCAACTCGACTGTACACTTGAAGGCACCTTCCATGTAGAACTCGCCATCGTTGGATGAACCAGAAAGTGAATAGATGATTTCACCGTCTTCGTTGTCGAGCGTGGCATCGATGCCTTCGAAGGCTTCGCTCTGCTTGATGATAACGTGAGAGGAGCTACCACTCGTAACCGTTACATAGCTACTGATGTTGGAAGCTACGCTGACAGTTGCAGTTGTACCATTGTAAATAATCTCAACCGTGTTCTTGTTAATGGCAAAAGTTGAGATCAGACTGGTCATAAAGACTGCAAAGCTAAGTAGAATTTTTTTCATATTGTTTATACTATTAATAGTTATTGTTTTCTTATTTAATAATGGGCAAAGATACATGAAGATGCCTTGTTTCTCAAATACATTCAACGAATGGTTCGTTCTTTTCTGTGAAAATAGGCAAAAATCGGCACAAAAGTAGAAAATAAAGTTGAAATGCACAAAAAATGTCTGCTATCTTTTGGAGAATCATTATTATTTTGTTATTTTTGTGGCACTAATGAACTGAAAATGACTATAAATGCCATGATTAGAAATAGCATAAAAACTAAAGTTGTCGGAGTGGATGTCGGTTGCGAGCAGACCGTGTTTGCTATTGTCGATGTTCGAGGCAATATATTGACAAAGGAAAGCTTCCCTATGAGTGCGATGAGTAATCTGAATAAGTTTATCTCAGTTATGTGTGAGCGACTTACCACGATGATTGAACAGAATGGGGGCTTACAGAGTATTCGCTCTATAGGAGTCAGCACTCCTAACGGCAACTTTTTGACTGGCAATATAGAGAATGCAGCTAATCTACCTTGGAAAGGGGTTGTCCCGTTAGCCGCAATGATGCGTGATCGTCTGGGGTTAGCAGTCTCCGTAGCCAACGATGCCCATGCCCGTGCTTTAGGTGAATGGACTTATGGATGCGCTCATGGAATGAAGGATTTTATTTTCGTATCAATAGGTCATGGGCTTGGCAGCTGTTTATTTTCTAATGGGCATGTTCACTTAGGTAATGATGGTTTCGCAGGCGAATTGGGACATTGTTATGCCTTTGCAGGTAATCGTAAATGTTCTTGTGGAAACTATGGTTGTTTGGAAGCCTATTGCGCTACGAATGGTATTATACAAACGGCCAAGGAATTAATGGAAGGAACTGATAGACCATCACTGATGCGTGGCGTAGAAGAGTTGACGCCAGAATTGATTCAGCAGTTTTGTGAACAGGGTGATGAACTGGCAATAGATGTTTATCGTCGTACAGGTTTCATATTGGGGCATGTGCTGGCCAATTATGCTTCTGTGTCCAACCCGGAAGCAATCATCCTTGCAGGAGGCATTGTCAAAGCTGGTAAATGGCTTATTGAACCTGCGAATGAGTCTTTTGAGCAGCATGTGTTTCATAATATTGAGAATAAGGTAAAAATAATGCCTTCACTGTTGAATCATGAAGAGCGGAATGTTCTGGGGGCCAGTGCATTGGCTTGGAGTGTGAAGGAATATTCCTTATTCAAGTAATCACATAATCAGACATGTAACCATGGAAGAGAATGTAAAAAGTCGCGTAGTAGGTGTTGATATCAGCGTAAAACGTACCACAATGGCTATTGTGGACATTCGTGGTAATATTATTGCTAAAGATCATTTTCCTACCAGCGATTATCCCAACGTTAATGAATTCGTTTCAGTATTGAGCGAGAAAATTATAATGCTCACTGAAGCTAACGGCGGATATGATAAGATACGCTCTATAGGTATGAGTGCGCCAAGTGCCAATTTCCTGACGGGATGTATTGAAAATGCAGCTAACCTGCCTTGGAAAGGAGTTATTCCATTGGCAGCAATGCTTCGAGACCAAATGGGAATCGCCGTGGCCTTGGCCAATGATGCTCATGTGACTGCATTGGGTGAGTACTCCTATGGCAGTGCTCATGGAATGAGTAATTTTATCATAATCACTTTGGGACATGGAATTGGCAGTTGCGTTTTCTCAGATGGAAAAGCTCATCTGGGAGCTGATGGGTTTGCTGGTGAGATAGGCCATATTTGTATTGAACATGATGGATGGTCGTGTGGTTGTGGCCGTAAAGGTTGCCTAGAAGCTTATTGTGCTCATAATGGAATTGTGCGTACAGCCAACGATTTATTAGCAAGCACTGATAAACCTTCTTTGATGAGGCAGTTGGATGATATTACTCCACGTACTATCTCAGATTGTTGTGCTGCCGGTGATGAATTGGCTATTGAAGTTTATCGTTTGGTAGGTGAGCGTCTGGGTGGGGCAATGGCTGGTTTTGCAACGCTCTTTGATCCCGAGGCAATCATCTTTACTGGTGGCATAGCCAATGCTGGCGACTGGTTGTTCAAACCTGCTCATGAGGCATTTGAATGTCATGTGTTCCGT
The sequence above is a segment of the Prevotella sp. E9-3 genome. Coding sequences within it:
- a CDS encoding sensor histidine kinase produces the protein MQLRIVHKQEILVYVMLWIAMFLAPLISIAFHHSNTDTYPWHELFNVWLHTFNLFLAFLVHNILLAPLLVYKQRKVLYFSCIVVLISCFIVLQCANKPEHPHKRHFPERTENFERNRFEEHDDHRRPRLHHIDKPPFFFGQRDFISTVMLIMMLGMNVGVKLYFKQRDDLSRMKELEKENLKQQLEYLRYQINPHFLMNTLNNIHALVDIDSERAKENIVELSKIMRYALYEGSQQVVPLARDIDFLNSYIRLMRLRYTDKVAITVTLPDHLPDFQIPPMIFITFVENAFKHGVSYKQPSFIDIQLQTEGPRLLFSCRNSKTEKKTNTAASEGGVGLKNVTRRLQLIYGNRYHLNIDEQADAYNILLEIPL
- a CDS encoding carbohydrate-binding domain-containing protein, which gives rise to MKKILLSFAVFMTSLISTFAINKNTVEIIYNGTTATVSVASNISSYVTVTSGSSSHVIIKQSEAFEGIDATLDNEDGEIIYSLSGSSNDGEFYMEGAFKCTVELNGLTLTNPSGPAINIQNGKRIAVSAQKGTVNTLTDGANETYNGCLHIKGHTKMKGKGTLNIVGNSKHGIYSKEYLEIKNMTLNVNTSIKDAIHCKEYFLLESGNISLNGAGDDGIQVELSSDPATSITTEHEEENTGNFYMTAGTLTISDYQGKAIKTDGSITYSGGTRNFNTDDTETYTDIQTVSQASAANSAAVYDLKGRQLKANAATGKGLFIIRKEGKAIKVIGK
- a CDS encoding ROK family protein, whose amino-acid sequence is MIRNSIKTKVVGVDVGCEQTVFAIVDVRGNILTKESFPMSAMSNLNKFISVMCERLTTMIEQNGGLQSIRSIGVSTPNGNFLTGNIENAANLPWKGVVPLAAMMRDRLGLAVSVANDAHARALGEWTYGCAHGMKDFIFVSIGHGLGSCLFSNGHVHLGNDGFAGELGHCYAFAGNRKCSCGNYGCLEAYCATNGIIQTAKELMEGTDRPSLMRGVEELTPELIQQFCEQGDELAIDVYRRTGFILGHVLANYASVSNPEAIILAGGIVKAGKWLIEPANESFEQHVFHNIENKVKIMPSLLNHEERNVLGASALAWSVKEYSLFK
- a CDS encoding ROK family protein, with the translated sequence MEENVKSRVVGVDISVKRTTMAIVDIRGNIIAKDHFPTSDYPNVNEFVSVLSEKIIMLTEANGGYDKIRSIGMSAPSANFLTGCIENAANLPWKGVIPLAAMLRDQMGIAVALANDAHVTALGEYSYGSAHGMSNFIIITLGHGIGSCVFSDGKAHLGADGFAGEIGHICIEHDGWSCGCGRKGCLEAYCAHNGIVRTANDLLASTDKPSLMRQLDDITPRTISDCCAAGDELAIEVYRLVGERLGGAMAGFATLFDPEAIIFTGGIANAGDWLFKPAHEAFECHVFRNIRGRVKFLRSMIDDRERDVLGASALAWGIKEYSLFK